The following coding sequences are from one Bradyrhizobium sp. 200 window:
- a CDS encoding cytochrome P450, with amino-acid sequence MHGTIDLAADSHQRAARDKAQATPLADFDVGNPELFTTDSFWPYFDRLRREEPVHYCKDSMFGPYWSVTKYNDIMDVETNHAVFSSASSLGGITIRDVAPDLRRESFIAMDQPRHSAQRKTVAPMFTPTHLDQLAINIRKRSAECLDNLPKNDVFDWVDQVSIELTTQMLAVLFDFPWEDRRKLTRWSDIATTLPGAGGLVASEEERQAELMECATYFARLWKERSNQPPKSDLLSMMAHSDATRDMDPKNFLGNLILLIVGGNDTTRNTLSGSVYALNKNPDQYRKLRDNPDLIDSFVPEVIRWQTPLAHMRRTALEDIEFRGKQIRKGDKVVMWYVSGNRDEDVIERPYEFIIDRARPRTHLSFGFGIHRCVGIRLAELQLRIIWEEILKRYDNIEVVDEPKRVYSSFVKGYETLPVRIAA; translated from the coding sequence ATGCACGGAACCATCGATCTCGCGGCAGATTCGCATCAGCGCGCCGCGCGCGACAAGGCTCAGGCGACTCCGCTCGCTGATTTCGACGTCGGCAATCCCGAGCTGTTCACCACCGATTCGTTCTGGCCATATTTCGACCGGCTGCGCCGGGAAGAGCCGGTGCATTACTGCAAGGACAGCATGTTCGGGCCGTATTGGTCGGTGACCAAGTACAACGACATCATGGACGTCGAGACCAATCACGCGGTGTTCTCGTCGGCGTCTTCGCTGGGCGGCATCACCATCCGCGACGTCGCGCCGGACCTGCGCCGCGAAAGTTTTATCGCCATGGATCAGCCGCGCCACTCCGCGCAGCGCAAGACGGTGGCGCCGATGTTCACGCCGACGCATCTCGATCAACTCGCGATCAACATCCGCAAGCGTTCGGCGGAATGCCTCGACAATCTACCAAAGAACGACGTGTTCGACTGGGTCGATCAGGTCTCGATCGAACTCACCACGCAGATGCTTGCCGTACTGTTCGACTTTCCCTGGGAAGACCGCCGCAAGCTGACGCGCTGGTCCGACATCGCGACCACCCTTCCCGGCGCCGGCGGCCTCGTCGCGTCAGAGGAAGAACGCCAGGCCGAGCTGATGGAATGCGCGACCTATTTCGCGCGTCTCTGGAAGGAGCGCAGCAACCAGCCGCCGAAGAGCGACCTGTTGTCGATGATGGCGCACAGCGACGCCACGCGCGACATGGACCCGAAGAATTTTCTCGGCAATCTGATCCTGCTCATCGTCGGCGGCAACGACACCACCCGCAACACGCTCTCGGGCAGCGTCTACGCGCTGAACAAGAATCCGGACCAGTATCGCAAGCTGCGCGATAACCCTGATCTGATCGACAGTTTCGTGCCCGAGGTGATCCGCTGGCAGACGCCGCTGGCGCATATGCGCCGCACCGCACTCGAAGACATCGAGTTCCGCGGCAAGCAGATCAGGAAGGGTGACAAGGTCGTGATGTGGTACGTCTCGGGCAACCGTGACGAGGACGTGATCGAGCGTCCCTACGAATTCATCATTGATCGCGCCCGACCCCGCACCCACCTTTCCTTCGGCTTCGGCATCCACCGCTGCGTGGGGATCAGGCTGGCGGAGCTGCAACTCAGGATTATCTGGGAAGAAATCCTCAAGCGGTACGATAATATTGAGGTGGTCGACGAACCGAAGCGGGTGTATTCCAGTTTCGTGAAGGGTTACGAGACCCTGCCCGTGCGCATCGCCGCCTAG
- a CDS encoding isovaleryl-CoA dehydrogenase, with the protein MIPNAHRMFNFDLGETADAIRETVHAFSQNEIAPRAAEIDRSNQFPRDLWPKIGSLGLHGITVEEEYGGTGLGYLEHCIAVEEMSRASAAVGLSYGAHSNLCVNQIRRNGNEAQKRKYLPKLISGEHVGSLAMSEPGAGSDVVSMKTRADKKGDRFVLNGNKMWITNGPVADTLVVYAKTDPEAGPRGMTAFIIEKGMKGFSTAQKLDKLGMRGSDTCELVFEDCEVPEENVLSEVGRGVNVLMSGLDYERAVLAAGPIGIMQACMDVVLPYVHERKQFGEPIGTFQLVQGKIADMYTTMNASRAYVYAVAKACDRGETTREDAAGAILYAAEKATQCALDAIQLLGGNGYINDYPTGRLLRDAKLYEIGAGTSEIRRMLIGRELFEKTA; encoded by the coding sequence ATGATCCCCAACGCCCATCGGATGTTCAACTTCGATCTCGGCGAGACCGCGGATGCGATACGCGAGACGGTGCATGCGTTTTCGCAGAACGAGATCGCGCCGCGCGCCGCCGAAATCGACCGCAGCAATCAATTCCCCAGGGATCTCTGGCCCAAAATAGGATCGCTCGGCCTGCACGGCATCACGGTCGAGGAGGAGTATGGCGGGACTGGGCTGGGCTATCTCGAGCACTGCATCGCGGTAGAGGAGATGTCGCGCGCGTCGGCCGCCGTCGGGCTGTCCTACGGGGCGCATTCCAACCTCTGCGTCAACCAGATCCGCCGCAACGGCAACGAGGCGCAGAAGCGCAAATATCTGCCGAAACTGATTTCCGGCGAGCATGTCGGCTCGCTGGCGATGTCCGAACCCGGCGCCGGCTCCGACGTGGTCTCGATGAAGACCCGCGCCGACAAGAAGGGCGACCGTTTTGTGCTCAACGGCAACAAGATGTGGATCACCAACGGCCCCGTCGCCGATACGCTGGTGGTCTATGCCAAGACCGATCCCGAGGCCGGCCCGCGCGGCATGACCGCCTTCATCATCGAAAAGGGCATGAAGGGATTTTCCACCGCGCAGAAACTCGACAAGCTCGGCATGCGCGGCTCCGACACCTGCGAACTCGTGTTCGAGGATTGCGAGGTGCCCGAGGAGAACGTGCTCAGCGAGGTCGGCCGCGGCGTCAACGTGCTGATGTCCGGCCTCGACTATGAGCGCGCGGTGCTGGCGGCGGGGCCGATCGGCATCATGCAGGCCTGCATGGACGTGGTGCTGCCTTACGTGCACGAGCGCAAGCAGTTCGGCGAGCCGATCGGCACCTTCCAGTTGGTGCAGGGCAAGATCGCCGACATGTACACCACGATGAACGCCTCGCGTGCCTATGTCTATGCGGTGGCGAAAGCCTGCGACCGCGGCGAGACCACGCGCGAGGACGCGGCCGGTGCGATTCTCTACGCCGCCGAGAAGGCGACGCAATGCGCGCTCGACGCCATCCAGTTGCTCGGCGGCAACGGCTACATCAACGACTACCCGACCGGCCGCCTGCTGCGCGACGCCAAACTCTACGAGATCGGCGCCGGCACCAGCGAAATCCGCCGCATGCTGATCGGGCGGGAGTTGTTCGAGAAAACGGCGTAG